DNA sequence from the Vicia villosa cultivar HV-30 ecotype Madison, WI linkage group LG3, Vvil1.0, whole genome shotgun sequence genome:
gctgtcaagcttcagaaatcagaagcaagaaagaagaatgaatcaaaagcactgataatagaatttgatccatatttgtctatttgctctgacaaaattctatttgctctgatacattagtttagcctatatggctctgatacatatcatgtgttccaatatacattttatgttctgactcgttcatgctgacttttgtcgtttagtttttattctgtaacatttcaggatgtagagatgctctgatgatgctctggtacattcaacaatgttctgatacaaatctagcatgaagtgatagaaattcaaagctctgaagctatccgagggaagcagaaatcagaagctgtgaatgttctaaagatccagaaaactcaagttctgaagctgtcctaaatggaagcagaaatcagaagctgtgaatgttctgaagatcaaagaaattcaagttctgaagttgtcctaaatggaagcagaaatcagaagctgtgaatgttctgaagatcaaagaaattcaagttctgaagctgtcctagatggaagcaggaatcagaagctgtgagtgttctagggatctaaagaaattctagttctgaagctgtccaatggaagcagaagtcagaagctatgaattctctgaagacagaagcttatgtgatcgtctctaccgaaataatcagggaagtcttttattaaagttcttcgagtatttatttcagggggagattatttatctcaggggtagattgttaatctcagggggagacatattcatatgcttatgctatagctgtgtaatttgtcttttgccgtctgctctttctgatcgcaaattcatatcatttatatatgtttttgtcatcatcaaaaagggggagattgttagaacaagatttgttctgatcaattatctgagttttgatgataacaataatatgaattttgcttaagataatatggtactctaatccaatgcaatttccttttcaggaaatatataaagagtacgcataattcagcgcacagaagctttgtctcaaagggttcagcatgcaacatcagaacatggtctggcaagacatcagaagatggtcgaagcagaatcagaacatgggtctatggaagcatcagaagaacatgagatcagaagcactgaaattctgatggtatcacgctcagaagcacttcaaggtcagaagatcagaagatgctttgcaccaagctgtttgactctgatgatattcaaacgttgtattcacaaacatcagatcagaaggaagtacaagtggcaggctacgctgactgacaaaaggaacgttaaaagctattaaaggcaacgtcagtagacacagcgtgaacaaggctcgaggtagttgacaaaagcgtataacattaaatgcgatgctgtacggaacacgcaaagcattaaatgcactcaacggtcatcttctccaacgcctataaatatgaagttctgatgagaagcaaggttaacgatcctgaacaaaacaactcatattaacttgctgaaactcagttctactcaaagctcagaatcttcatcttcatcaaagctcactacattgctgttgtaatatattagtgagattaagcttaaacgttaagagaaatatcacagtttgtgattatagcttttaagaagcaattgtaatactcttagaattgattacattaagttgtaaggaactagagtgattgtgtggatcagaatactctaggaagtcttagaggttatctaagcaggttgtaactagagtgatcgtgtggatcagaatactctagaaagtcttagagggtatctaagcagttgttcctggagtgatcagtgtgtgatcagaagactctggaagacttagttgctgactaagtggagaaccattgtaatccgtgcgattagtggattaaatcctcagttgaggtaaatcatctctgcgggggtggactggagtagtttagttaacaacgaaccaggataaaaataactgtgcaatttatttttatctgtcaagtttttaaagctacacttattcaaaccccccatttctaagtgtttttctatccttcacttttgTGCCGGGTAGACAACTTCTAGATGGAGTGTTGGTGGCTAATGAAGTGGTGGATTTTACTAAGAAAGTGGGTCGCGGTTGTCTTTTGTTTAAGGTCGATTTCGAAAAGGCTTATGACAAAGTCTCTTGGAGCTTCCTTAAATACATGTTGAGAAGGATGGGGTTTGGAGAGATTTGGATGAGATGGATGGAGTTGTTGATTTTTAAAAGTTCTATGTCCGTGTTAGTTAATGGTATCCCAACGAAAGAGTTCGAGGTGGAAAAAGGTTTGAGGCAAGGTGACCCGTTATCTCCCTTCCTTTTTGTGTTGGTGGCGGAGGGTTTGGCGGCTCTAGTGAGGAAATCTTCCGAAATAGGAGAATTTCAAGGTATTGATTTTAGCGGTAGTTGTGTGGTTGACAtattacaatttgcggatgacactcttATTGTGGGGGAAAGTTCTTGGAGGCAAGTGTGGGCTATCAAAGCGGTTTTAAAAGCTTTCGAATTAGTGTCGGGTCTTGGGATTAATTATCACAAGAGTAAATTGATTGGTATTAACGTAAGTGCAAATTTCTTGGAGGCGGCCGCTTATGTTTTATCTTGCAAAGTTGAAGGAAgcaattttgtttttcttggtaTTAGAGTGGGTTGTGATCCGAGGAAAACATCATCTTGGACTCCTCTTTTATCAAAGATTAAGAACCGTTTATCGGGTTGGAAGAATCGTTTTCTAAGTTTGGGAGGAAGGATAACTCTTTTGAAATCTTGTCTTAGCTCTCTTGCTATTTTCACTATGTCGTTTTATAGGATGCCAATTTCGGTGGCTAAGGAGGTGGCTAGgcttcaaagtaattttttgTGGGGAGGGGGTGTGGAGGGGAAAAGGaagattcattgggtgagttggaaacAAGTTTGCTTACCGTTTATAAAGGGAGGAATTGGTATTAAAGAAGTGGGTGATTTCAACCGTGCTCTTCTTAATAAATGGCGGTGGAGGATTTTAAAAGGTGAAGAAGCTCTTTGGTTCAATTTGTTAAAAGCTCGTTATGGGGATTTCACTATGGAGTCCTTTTGTGGAGGTATGTCTTCTAATcctttatcttctccttcttcttcttctctttctttagCTTCGGTGTGGTGGAAGGATATTATTAATCTTGGTAAAGTTAAAGGAGTAGATCCGTTGGGTGTTAATTGTCGGTTTGTTTTGGGGAATGGTTTCATCACTCCTTTTTGGGAGGCTAGGTGGGTGGGAAATATTTGTTTGAAGGAGGAGTTCCCTAATTTATACGCGGCTTCTTTGTTGAAACGGGTGGCGGTGGCTAGTATGGGAGGTTGGTTAAATGGTGAATGGGAGTGGGGGAACTTTGGGGTGGTGTTGCATATGGATTCCGATCCGGTTGTAGTGGCGGAGGACGTTTCGCTTCGTTTTTTGTTGGTTGGCCGTGAGCCTTTGATGGAGGGAAGGGATAAAGTTTCATGGTCCGGTTCGGCGGAAGGTATTTTTACCGTTGCTTCTTGTTATGAGTCGATGGTTTCATCCCGCTTGCCGTTTGGTCCGTTGGGTAGATATGATATGGCTTTTGATTTAATTTGGAAGATTCAAGTGCCCTTTAAGATTAAGGCATTTGCTTGGAGGATTCTTGTAAATAGGCTCCCAACAAAGGATTTACTATCTTTTAGGGGTGTTCCTTTGTCGGAAGAAAATCTAAAGTGTGTTTTTTGTAGGTTTTTTCCGGAAAGTTGTGATCATTCTTTCTTCAAGTGTTCCTTGGTGAGGGGGGTGTGGAGGGATATAGCCGTGTGGATTGGTAAACCGGTGGGGAATACGGAAGAAGAGTGTCTTCATAGTTTTATGGATTGgtatattttttgtaaaaaaaagaaagttaaagAGGGAAAAAGTGGTTTGGTTTGGTTAGCTATTTTGTGGACTTTGTGGCTAACTAGAAACGGTTTTTGCTTCCGGAATGAAGGATGGGTTGTTGATAACGTGATTTGGAATATCAAGTCCTTATTGTGGAAGTGGTCTTTTTTCGGAGAAATTACGCACCCAATTTATAGTTTTTATGAGTTTAGCAAAGAGCCTTTGTTTTACCTCTCTTAACTCTAGTTGGTTTGTAATTTCTCTTTGTTAGCAGGTTTTTTGTTTTATTCCTGCTCTCTTGTGTAATCAGGTTTTGAGAACCCTTTGTTCTCGTATTAATTCCatattgcttacacaaaaaaaaaatataatttttctttaattaattttaatttagtaacgTTTTATATATGTTAATGAGGAATACatgtgaaaaaatatatatttttctttggtATCCATATATGGTATCCATATATGTTGAAATAATGTACTAAGAATCAATTTGCTCCAACGtccattttttcattttttttatttcttcagcCATTAATTGATGCTATAATTATTTGCTGCAGAATTTTGTACTTTTACTGTTTGAGTCAGACATTGGAAATAGCAAATAACACATGCATCAATATTATGGAGTATTATTGTGTGTATTGGGTACACCATATTATCAtacaatcaaatctaatctaatgGCAATATAatgatttaaaacaaaaaaaaataaaaaataaagtctcTCACGGTGAGAGACCTAAACAGGCCTCTCACCCTAGCCGGAGCCGTCAGAGTGTATCATTATTATCTAATAGATCATTGGCTCTCTTTTATACTAAAGAAAAACCATATAAAATTAACTTGAATATAAATGTGCTACTATCAATTGTATAAAGAATaaggttttataatttttttatcatgccATTAACTATTTatgatcttattttatttattttttctttgtaataaatatttaacaatataattgataaaacaatatttaatattatattaaaagttgAAAATTACAACCAAATAAAAACACATCTTTAATACAAATGCAACacgtaaaaaataaaagagagcaaCATTCATACTCTTTCTGAAACATAGAAattcttaaatatattatttgtagaaTCTTAAAAATTGACAtacaatttatttaaataggatATAAAACCACATAAAACATCATAACCAGTCACTTGAATTACTATAAGCTTATAGTAATTCAGAGCTTGAATCCTCATTGAGAATTTGGATAGTCATCAAGTCATACATGAGATTCATACTTCCAAAGCTTGAATTCTCCTTTCACAAAATCATAGTAACCTCCCAACAATGCCAAATTCTTGTTCTTTATTCCTGTAACAACATACGGGTATGTGTGCAGGTTCACTAGTGAGTGTTTCACTGATTCCTGCAACATGtacaaattatattaattaattagttatcaaacaaaaaatataaaatggtTTATTGAAATCATAACTAACCAATTCACAGAATTTGCATTGTTCTTTGAAATCATGGGTTGGATATTCTTTTAGGACCTTCACTTTGGCTGGAAAACCTATTTTCACCCAATCATCTATGAAGTCACTGCATAGTTCAATTCATTCATAGAAAAATTGTTAGCATTCACAACTTTcatgcatttattttattttatgttataatATCATGAAGAATTCAAATCTTACTATGGAGCAGAACCATCCTTTGGATGACTCATTAGCCTCGAAATTCCGCCGCAGTGACTATGTCCAATAACCAAGATGTTTTGCACctgaaaaaattataaatatcgaGTCCATCTCAATCGGTCACGTTATAGTCGCAGACACATCAGAAACCTTTTTGTAGCACGGTCGCGGTTGCGATTGTTGTCGTAAACTAATTTTAAAACACTAGAAGCTAGTAATAACCTTTAGAGCTGTAATAGCATACTCAATTGTTGCACCAACTCCACTATATCTTAACTGtggaaaataaatttaattattaaaaatgattCAATGATgttaattgatatatttttttaaaaatagaaaaatagtgAAGTAGACCTGATTAAATGGAGGGACCAAGTTAGCAATGTTTCTGACCATGAAAGCTTCACCAGGTTGAAAGTTCAGAATAACAGAAGGACTCACTCTAGAGTCAGAGCAAGCAAATACCATAAACTATATATACAACAcataattgaaattaatatttaagcaaaaaaaattgagaaacatatatatcttttatataaatCAAGTTCTAATAATTAATCACTtataaaaaaaactcaataattAATCACCTTAGGGGATTGTCCCTTAGCAAGTCGATCATACAATTCCGGATTCTTGCTGTAATATAAAAaaggaaattataaaataaaattttatcagCGATTTGATGTTCAATAAACTAAGAATCTAATAActattataaacaaatattttcttttcagaTTTATTGAATAACCGATGTATCTGATTTATTTGTAATCCGATAGTCTATTTGATAATTGAGAATATGAAGTAACTATAGGTatgatattaaaatttaatttaatttgcaagtactcaAAGTTGGTGTGCTTGAAATGAGCAAAGCCATCAGTGATTCTCTTCTCAGCAGGAGTTTGGTGTGGATCACATCCCAATTTCTGCAACTCAACTATAAGCTCCTCAATTTTTGATGTGGCCACCTCATTAAGTTCCTCTTTCTCACTGCAACCAATAAATTTCAGAAATACTACATATTATAATTTGTGTATGATTAAATTGCATTATGTGTTTTTTTTCCTTGTTTGAAAAGTAATTAACCTGAGAAGCTTCTTGAGTTGATCAATGGCTAGCTCAGATGATTGATTTGCCATAGTTATCCTTTTCTGCAGGTTCAAAAAGTTGTAGTTAATTTTACCAACTTAAGAGACTATAATTTAGTATAGTAAAATGCATGATATTGAAGCAATATTTTAGGGTTGGAGAATAGATAGATACCCTATGCAATGAAGTAATTTGAGAGAATAATGACAGATGATAGGAGCTGATACTAGCGAGTTTCTATTTATAGATGAAATTCTGAATAAAACTGTAGTGTAATAGATGATGAATATTTTGTTTATTGGTGTATATATGTTGTAGATTATAAATGTTGTTTCATACCAAGTTTAATTTAGTAGATGatcattatttttgtttttaagatATGTAGTAATGTAGATAAGGTGTCACATAGATAAGCTATATATATTTTTGGTAACAAAGAGGGCCAAAGCCCTGATAAGCTATATTTTTAGTACATACTTTTTGCATGACTATCTCTCTAAGTAccaaaataatgaaatttatattGTTATCCACACAAGACGTGACGTCACCTCTAGGGCTGGTAAAATGCATATGAATTGGATGAATATGAAGTGTTAATGGAagaatcaaatcaatcaaataattcatcaattcatccattaaaataaataattataagtttattaattcatccattaaaaaaatatcaatttttattaacatataatcatatcaatttcttttatatcaaaataatacatgattattttaattttattagttCTTTGGATTAATATATGATtatataaatgattttgattaatatatgattatataaatgattttgattaatatatgataattttaatttttgaatacaACGATAATAAATTTTAACTGTTCTTGTTTCTCACCGTAATCAAGTGCTCTCACTTGagtcatatatatgtatatatacatatacataaatatcaagtgttctcacttgagtcgtccccatatatatatatatatatatatatatatatatatatatatatatatatatatatatataaatataattgctttgattttaatatttcaatttcaatttgatTCGATCGGAgaatttttacaaaataaaatccgaacacattcaataaaatttaatttgtgaaatattttgagtttttaaaattcatttgtagatttaatttgaaattatttatatttgaacACCATCGAGAGAAAATTAAATAACCAATTGCTTGAAATGTTAAATCAATGTTTATCTCTCTCTTTTTGATTTCATTTTTCTCTCTcttgttttagttttattttccttttttttaaatatagataTGTTAGTAATTAAGAGGTGTGCAAGGCGAGTTAAGGATATGTAAAGTGAGTTATAATTAAGGGTCTAATCGGATCGGTTTGGAatgatttttggtcaaaaaaggTCTGAATCAGTGATATTTCTATCGGTTTGATTTGGTTcagtttttaacattttttaaaaatggaaCTGAGACAAACTAGCTGGTTTTGTTCAATTTGGTTTGATTCAATTGATTGGTTTACaatgtttttttccaaacattatattcatcagtATATTCTTCAATATTgtgtttttggtgtattttatgctattgtttttaaaataatacatttcatgtaaTTTTAACCTTGAGTTATCAAACCTTTTTGATTTCGACATTCCTTTACGCTCTCTACGCTCACTTCCCCCTCTTGAGACACTCAAGCCTTCACTAATATCTTTAATCTTTAAATCTTTCACCTTTGAGAATTCTTTAGATATCATAGTTGTTTAAACTTCATCCGAAATACAATATATTCCTTATCATAAAGAAAGACATTCTTAAACTGCTCAAATGATCTGGATAATGAGCTCAACAAGAGTAGATCATTGTCCTCATATTCAATATTCACCTTAAGATTCTCTATATCATCAACGATCTTATGAAATTCTATTAATTGCTTCACTACATATTTGTTTTCTACTATTTAGAATGAGTAGATTTGTTGTTTAAGACACATCATGTGAGGTAAAGACTTGatcatatacaatgattcaagatTTGTCCACTTTGAAGCCTCAATTTTCTCCTGAAAACTTTCCTTAGATTTTTATTCTCCATACACAAGATAATGACACTTATGACCTTATCCACATTTCGGTCTTCTTTACTTGTATTAGGCGTGCATGCATAAATGTCTCAACATTTAATGCTTCAATACACTTTTCTTAAGTTAAAATTATCTACTTATTTACTTTTCACAATCCAAAATCTTATCTTAACATTTAGAATTCACAATGCTCACTTGTAAACAAAATTCTTTTGCCCCACGATGAGCGCCGCTTGTTTTAAAATTGAAAGGTTCAACTACACTAAAAAATTTCATGTGTGAGGACAAAGAACAACGAAAACCGAAATAAATAgtcttaaacaaaaataattttctatGCAATAAGACAACAACTTAACTAAGAACAACTGCAACCAAAATAAACGACTTTCAGAACAAATAACTCTATGCAATAAGACAACAACTTAACTTTAGCATAAGAAAATAAAAGACAAGAAATACAATAATTTGTTTACTCAATTTGATCGGATCTACTCCGGGAGAGAAAACAACTCTCTGATTCACTATACTTCCAAAATTtgttacaaatgagttacaagaaaatatcaaaattctCAACAACAAACtttattttctacccaagtgtttctcaatctctcaaattttctatatatgaatcacacaaCTTCAAGATGTTTAGAAGTGTTTCTAAATCTCTCTAGACATCTTCAAGGATTTACCAAATTCTAACAACACACTCTTAGAAATTTAATCTTCCCTCTCTAAGAAAACCATTAGGAttctcaaaatcttctctctaTCCTCACTTCTCAAAGTTTTGAAAGTTGTAAAGACAAGAATGATGAAGATGCATATTTATAACCGTTGAAACTCAACGAATATTTAAAATACTCAAAACACAATTCATTAATAAACTGATTCACAAATCAAAACAACCAAATTTATTACACAGAAAAACTGCTTAGACCAAATTTGATATCCGACTGACTGACAACCACCGTTGCTCGCGGCGTGATCCACTAGTCACACCCGCCACTCGCTAGAACTCGCTGCAGACTTCCATATGCTGCTGTAGCGGACCTTTCTCTTTATCACTAAATATTTTAAAGCATATTTTAACAATAATCTATGCCCAAGTCATCAACTCTTTTGAGGTAAAAGAACATGAGTAATGACGTCCATTTTCATGTCCAATTTTGTCTCAAATGAATAGGATGAGATGAGAGCTACAACAAATATATAATGTGCATATTGTGCCAAAAACATTTAATCAGTCTACGTTGCAAACCTTTTGTCTGGCTGAGGGAAGCCACGTTATACAATAGTACCATGGTTCTATGAATGTGCTTGATGGTGCATATGAAACACAAAACGCAATAGTGTAGCAAACAATATATCAATGTGTTGTACATAATATATAAGATAAATAAGATAATGTAAAGTTTATTACACATTTGTGTTCATTCTAAATATTGCAATGTGTTTATAATTATACATTTGTGTTCATTCTACAAACTTGGTATTTTCGAGGTTTGTTAGCTTTATGTGCCGAAATCCAATaatcatcaaagacatcataATATTTTAGTATATAACATTTAAGGTAACAAAATGGATTGCATTGAGGTAGAATTTGTCATGCAGTATGCCACAAGAATAAATTGATCAACAAGAAATAGtgaaaattttagtatttttttaagtCATTAGGTGAAGAGAATGTTGCGTGCCTTGTGAATATTCGGTGATCTTTGCCGGAAAAGACAAATTATTAGGTAGTAAATAAATGTCGAAATTGAAGCCACGCCAAAATGCTGATTAGAGATTAACAAGATTGTTTACATATGCCAACATCTATGTGTTAGTTTCTACATTGATATGTTTAATCATGTTAACTCCactaattgaaaaaatattttattacacTCTTCgtttcaaaataaatattacctttgtaaaatttaattattactcTAATAATTTccaatacaattttaattttaattgttgagTTGTATCTCTAATTAATATTTCTAATTCATTATTTCTTTTACTTTATATTAATGTTAACTTGAATATAATTCGCGCATCGCACGGTTGGATATTAatagattaataatatttta
Encoded proteins:
- the LOC131656022 gene encoding carbonic anhydrase 2-like codes for the protein MANQSSELAIDQLKKLLSEKEELNEVATSKIEELIVELQKLGCDPHQTPAEKRITDGFAHFKHTNFDKNPELYDRLAKGQSPKFMVFACSDSRVSPSVILNFQPGEAFMVRNIANLVPPFNQLRYSGVGATIEYAITALKVQNILVIGHSHCGGISRLMSHPKDGSAPYDFIDDWVKIGFPAKVKVLKEYPTHDFKEQCKFCELESVKHSLVNLHTYPYVVTGIKNKNLALLGGYYDFVKGEFKLWKYESHV